In Acidobacteriota bacterium, one DNA window encodes the following:
- a CDS encoding electron transfer flavoprotein subunit alpha/FixB family protein, which produces MSQGILLFIEQRDGVLNRTSLEAMVAAQGIASATGEKLSAVVLGKSIAGVASEVASRKLDAVHTVEDDKLAEYTPDGYVPALKQVIEKLDPRLVILSHTYQVRDFAPKLAATLGKTFVTDCVGFRVEGSDVVFTRQIFQGKINTDVRVTGAPPMLASFQAGSYRADKAEAAESPAPIAPLEINMADVQIRSQSEPKFQEAKQAVDLSQAPLIVAVGRGIKSQENIEMVQKLADAMGAEIAASRPICDNEWLPMDRQIGSSGQTVSPKLYLAIGISGAIQHVVGMKNSQTIVAINKDAEAPIFDIADYGIVGDLFEIVPLLTAEITRVKSEG; this is translated from the coding sequence ATGAGCCAGGGAATACTTCTTTTCATAGAGCAGCGAGACGGGGTGCTCAATCGCACTTCGTTGGAGGCAATGGTCGCGGCGCAAGGCATCGCTTCGGCCACCGGAGAAAAACTATCAGCGGTCGTGCTTGGAAAGTCCATCGCCGGCGTTGCCTCTGAAGTGGCTTCCAGGAAACTGGATGCCGTTCATACCGTCGAGGACGACAAGCTCGCGGAATACACTCCCGACGGTTATGTGCCGGCGCTGAAGCAAGTGATCGAGAAACTCGATCCCCGCCTGGTGATCCTGAGCCACACTTATCAGGTTCGCGACTTCGCGCCGAAGCTGGCAGCGACTCTCGGCAAGACCTTCGTCACCGACTGCGTTGGCTTCCGGGTTGAAGGCAGCGACGTTGTTTTCACTCGGCAAATCTTTCAGGGCAAGATCAATACCGATGTTCGAGTCACGGGCGCGCCGCCGATGCTGGCCTCGTTTCAAGCCGGGTCCTATCGAGCTGATAAGGCCGAAGCCGCCGAATCGCCCGCTCCCATAGCGCCACTTGAAATCAACATGGCGGACGTGCAAATCAGGAGTCAGTCCGAGCCTAAGTTCCAGGAAGCAAAACAAGCAGTCGATCTGAGCCAGGCGCCGCTGATCGTCGCCGTCGGCCGGGGCATCAAGAGTCAAGAGAACATCGAGATGGTCCAGAAGCTCGCCGACGCCATGGGCGCTGAAATCGCTGCCTCGCGGCCGATATGCGACAACGAATGGCTGCCGATGGATCGCCAGATTGGAAGCTCGGGGCAAACTGTTTCGCCAAAGTTATACCTGGCTATCGGAATCTCCGGGGCGATTCAACATGTGGTTGGCATGAAGAACTCGCAGACGATTGTCGCCATCAACAAAGACGCCGAAGCACCGATCTTCGACATCGCCGACTACGGCATCGTCGGCGACCTCTTTGAGATTGTCCCCTTGCTGACCGCGGAGATCACGAGAGTGAAAAGCGAAGGGTAA